One genomic window of Halorubrum hochsteinianum includes the following:
- a CDS encoding FlaD/FlaE family flagellar protein — MGLELPVWGAPTAAWAVATLGLVGASVLDRFLDDDGSDDDGSGGMDGNDDPFGGDMGGGGMGGGMGGGDGGGGGGGDGFDDFDGMDEWDDEFDDGGGGGGGAATDELENRLDELENEVASLSSTVSTVRSENEEISAAVDDIEEDVRNLLDIYEMVTRGINPFVDDGGGFDSVAGGGEGSFGIFDDEDGGEEEDLDEDVANADADGFFDDDLLDEEESDGFDDEADDGGEFDDLDGDLDDGDGFDDLDDDFGELDDDSTDDAASETETADDGDDMNDDGKSFSELKEEYDSGEADWAEEGDDAADEDPFDDGDDSFDDPGDETDSFGEADDGFEDDGFEDDGLGDDLGGVDDGFDEPADPEPAGTAADPEPAADPEPAADPAPDRQPGGDPAEASGGFQYVGEDDLSSGSGRGKPYLTELPGDYVGDLLVMEWLEFLVSESDVTDAVRAINYYERIEWIGPDAAARLRDFLSGFGTIDRNLVDRPGTDRLVREHHTRSLRYVTQLNGTNSHTVLLDRWDDLAGGSLVGGGRPVGGRRGGRHRGRGDSGHDGRANRADRNGHDGRGEPPAPERNGHGASGHSDAPDARERRTNGADHGDADHRDDRRDRNGSTRPMNDPNPRSDRADPADGGWGDGR, encoded by the coding sequence ATGGGCCTCGAACTACCGGTGTGGGGAGCTCCAACCGCCGCCTGGGCAGTCGCCACGCTGGGGCTCGTCGGTGCGAGCGTCCTCGACAGGTTCCTCGACGACGACGGATCCGACGACGACGGTTCCGGTGGTATGGACGGTAACGACGACCCCTTCGGCGGCGACATGGGCGGCGGAGGGATGGGCGGCGGCATGGGCGGTGGCGACGGCGGCGGTGGCGGCGGCGGCGACGGCTTCGACGACTTCGACGGCATGGACGAGTGGGACGACGAGTTCGACGACGGCGGCGGCGGCGGTGGCGGTGCCGCGACCGACGAGCTGGAGAACCGGCTCGACGAACTGGAGAACGAGGTCGCCTCGCTCTCCTCGACCGTCTCGACGGTCCGCTCCGAGAACGAGGAGATCTCCGCCGCGGTCGACGACATCGAGGAGGACGTCCGCAACCTCCTCGACATCTACGAGATGGTCACGCGCGGCATCAACCCCTTCGTCGACGACGGCGGCGGCTTCGACAGCGTCGCCGGCGGCGGCGAGGGCTCGTTCGGCATCTTCGACGACGAGGACGGCGGCGAGGAGGAGGACCTCGACGAGGACGTGGCGAACGCGGACGCCGACGGGTTCTTCGACGACGACCTCCTCGACGAGGAGGAGTCGGACGGCTTCGACGACGAGGCCGACGACGGCGGCGAGTTCGACGACCTCGACGGCGACCTCGACGACGGGGACGGGTTCGACGACCTCGACGACGACTTCGGGGAACTGGACGACGACAGCACGGACGACGCCGCGTCCGAGACCGAAACGGCGGACGACGGAGACGATATGAACGACGATGGAAAGAGTTTCAGCGAACTGAAAGAAGAGTACGATTCCGGGGAGGCCGACTGGGCCGAGGAGGGCGACGACGCCGCGGACGAGGACCCGTTCGACGACGGGGATGACTCGTTCGACGACCCCGGCGACGAGACCGACTCGTTCGGCGAGGCCGACGACGGCTTCGAGGACGACGGCTTCGAGGACGACGGCCTCGGGGACGACCTCGGCGGCGTCGACGACGGCTTCGACGAACCGGCCGACCCGGAGCCGGCCGGGACAGCCGCCGACCCCGAACCGGCCGCAGACCCCGAACCGGCCGCCGACCCCGCGCCCGACCGACAGCCCGGCGGCGATCCCGCCGAGGCCTCCGGGGGCTTCCAGTACGTCGGCGAGGACGACCTCTCGAGCGGGAGCGGCCGTGGCAAGCCGTACCTCACCGAGCTGCCCGGCGACTACGTGGGCGACCTCCTCGTGATGGAGTGGCTGGAGTTCCTCGTCTCCGAGAGCGACGTCACCGACGCGGTGCGCGCGATCAACTACTACGAGCGGATCGAATGGATCGGCCCCGACGCCGCGGCGCGGCTCCGGGACTTCCTCTCCGGGTTCGGCACCATCGACCGCAACCTCGTCGACCGGCCGGGCACCGACCGGCTCGTCCGCGAGCACCACACCCGCAGCCTCCGATACGTGACCCAGCTCAACGGCACCAACAGCCACACGGTCCTCCTGGACCGCTGGGACGACCTCGCCGGGGGGTCGCTCGTCGGCGGCGGGCGACCGGTCGGCGGTCGCCGGGGCGGCCGCCACCGCGGGCGGGGCGACTCCGGCCACGACGGCCGAGCGAACCGCGCCGACCGCAACGGCCACGACGGCCGCGGCGAGCCGCCGGCACCGGAGCGGAACGGTCACGGTGCGTCCGGTCACAGCGACGCGCCCGATGCCCGGGAGCGGCGGACGAACGGCGCGGACCACGGCGATGCGGACCACCGCGACGACCGACGCGATCGGAACGGCTCGACGCGACCGATGAACGACCCGAATCCCCGTTCCGACCGCGCCGATCCGGCCGACGGAGGGTGGGGAGATGGGCGTTAG
- a CDS encoding ATPase domain-containing protein, whose amino-acid sequence MPHDNLLSLGLGDRDRLNKELGGGIPRGSIVLMEGDYGAGKSAISQRFAYGLVQEGASVTMMSTELTVRGFIDQMHSLEYDMVKPLLQEELLFLHADFDSGGAFSDDDGERKELLKRLMNAEAMWNSDVVFLDTFDAIFRNDPTFEALVRKNEERQAALEIISFFREIISQGKVVVLTVDPSAVDDEAIGPFRSIADVFLELEMIEVGNDIRRQINVKRFAGMGEQVGDTIGFSVRSGTGIVIESRSVA is encoded by the coding sequence ATGCCCCACGACAACCTGCTCTCCTTAGGCCTCGGCGACCGCGACCGGCTGAACAAGGAGCTCGGCGGCGGCATCCCGCGCGGCAGCATCGTCCTCATGGAGGGCGACTACGGGGCCGGCAAGAGCGCCATCTCCCAGCGGTTCGCCTACGGGCTGGTTCAGGAGGGCGCGTCGGTGACGATGATGTCGACGGAGCTCACCGTCCGCGGCTTCATCGACCAGATGCACTCGCTGGAGTACGACATGGTGAAGCCCCTCCTTCAGGAGGAACTGCTCTTCCTCCACGCCGACTTCGACTCCGGCGGTGCGTTCTCCGACGACGACGGCGAGCGCAAGGAGCTGCTCAAGCGGCTGATGAACGCCGAGGCGATGTGGAACTCCGACGTGGTGTTCCTCGACACGTTCGACGCCATCTTCCGGAACGACCCCACGTTCGAGGCCTTGGTCCGGAAGAACGAGGAGCGACAGGCCGCCCTCGAGATCATCTCCTTCTTCCGCGAGATCATCTCGCAGGGGAAGGTGGTGGTGCTCACCGTCGACCCCTCCGCGGTCGACGACGAGGCGATCGGTCCGTTCCGCTCCATCGCCGACGTGTTCCTCGAACTGGAGATGATCGAGGTCGGTAACGACATCCGGCGACAGATCAACGTCAAGCGGTTCGCGGGCATGGGCGAGCAGGTCGGCGACACGATCGGGTTCTCGGTCCGTTCCGGAACCGGTATCGTGATAGAGAGCCGCAGCGTCGCCTGA
- the cheY gene encoding chemotaxis protein CheY, translated as MATRVLIADDSEFMRNLLREILEGEFEIVGEAENGVEAVNMYEEHGPDLVMMDIVMPIRDGIEATTEILEDNPDATVIMCTSVGQEEKMKAAIKAGAEGYITKPFQKPNVLDAIGSAV; from the coding sequence ATGGCTACGCGGGTACTCATCGCCGACGACTCGGAGTTCATGCGGAACCTCCTCCGGGAGATCCTCGAAGGAGAGTTCGAGATCGTCGGGGAGGCGGAAAACGGCGTCGAGGCGGTCAACATGTACGAAGAGCACGGGCCGGACCTCGTGATGATGGACATCGTGATGCCGATCCGCGACGGGATCGAGGCGACGACGGAGATCTTAGAGGACAACCCCGACGCGACGGTGATCATGTGTACCAGCGTCGGACAGGAGGAGAAGATGAAGGCGGCGATCAAGGCGGGCGCGGAGGGGTACATCACGAAGCCGTTCCAGAAGCCGAACGTGCTCGACGCCATCGGTTCGGCGGTATAA
- a CDS encoding type II/IV secretion system ATPase subunit produces MTEHGTAKPSDELRKAAMRRPHLREHLREFKQITGEFPQFIEEPKDEYESPRPNVIYPVGGPIYSHIYGDLGQDTKYYAIEPEVTGPQVEVLNEVKNRLLTASGQHTAPDNEAEYDDLIEELLEEVTHVDDSASGWRKGLSKLKNFGKLSVTEETYENIRYRLNRDIVGLGPLEPVMRDPANEDIHVIGPKECHVDHGTFGMLETTVDFGTPQEFDNWLRNMGERIGDPLSDSDPIVDSTLPDGSRINIIYSDDVSLKGSSLTIRQGEEVPLSINQITNWGTLSPELAAYLWLCLENEQTVFVVGETASGKTTTLNAILSYIPDDSKIYTAEDTAEVIPPHNTWQQLLTREGGGEGSSDVDMFDLVAAALRSRPDYIIVGEVRGAEGRMAFQAAQTGHPVMLTFHASDIVSMIQRFTSEPINVPETFMDNADVALFQNRVKQGDQVLRRVTSVQEIEGYSKEMEGVVTREVFSWDPVEDEIVFQGMNNSYVLEEQIATLLGYADTRDIYDDLDFRAELIERMIQEGILGYHEVNDAINSFQRDGVEGLPFDMHRNTR; encoded by the coding sequence ATGACCGAACACGGCACCGCCAAACCGTCCGACGAGCTCCGGAAGGCCGCCATGCGGCGGCCCCACCTCCGGGAACACCTCCGCGAGTTCAAACAGATCACGGGGGAGTTCCCGCAGTTCATCGAGGAGCCGAAAGACGAGTACGAGTCGCCCCGCCCGAACGTCATCTACCCCGTGGGCGGTCCCATCTACAGCCACATCTACGGCGACCTCGGGCAGGACACGAAGTACTACGCCATCGAGCCGGAGGTCACCGGTCCGCAGGTGGAGGTGCTCAACGAGGTGAAAAACCGGCTGCTTACCGCCAGCGGCCAGCACACCGCGCCGGACAACGAGGCGGAGTACGACGACCTCATCGAGGAGCTGTTAGAGGAGGTGACCCACGTCGACGACTCGGCCTCCGGCTGGCGGAAGGGCCTCTCGAAACTGAAGAACTTCGGGAAGCTGTCGGTCACCGAGGAGACCTACGAGAACATCCGGTACCGGCTCAACCGCGACATCGTCGGGCTCGGCCCCCTCGAACCGGTGATGCGCGACCCGGCCAACGAGGACATTCACGTCATCGGCCCCAAGGAGTGTCACGTCGATCACGGCACGTTCGGCATGCTGGAGACGACCGTCGACTTCGGCACGCCACAGGAGTTCGACAACTGGCTGCGCAACATGGGCGAGCGGATCGGCGACCCCCTCTCCGACTCCGACCCCATCGTCGACTCCACGCTGCCGGACGGGTCGCGTATCAACATCATCTACTCCGACGACGTCTCGCTGAAGGGCTCCTCGCTCACGATCCGGCAGGGCGAGGAGGTCCCCCTCTCCATCAACCAGATCACCAACTGGGGGACGCTCTCGCCGGAGCTTGCGGCGTACCTCTGGCTCTGTCTGGAGAACGAGCAGACCGTGTTCGTCGTCGGCGAGACGGCGTCCGGGAAGACGACGACGCTGAACGCCATCCTCTCGTACATTCCCGACGACTCGAAGATATACACCGCGGAGGACACCGCCGAGGTCATCCCGCCGCACAACACGTGGCAGCAGCTGTTGACACGCGAGGGCGGCGGCGAGGGCTCCTCGGACGTCGACATGTTCGACCTGGTCGCCGCCGCGCTGCGGTCGCGTCCCGACTACATCATCGTGGGGGAGGTCCGCGGTGCCGAGGGGCGCATGGCGTTCCAGGCGGCCCAGACCGGTCACCCGGTCATGCTGACGTTCCACGCGTCGGACATCGTCTCGATGATCCAGCGGTTCACCTCCGAGCCGATCAACGTCCCGGAGACGTTCATGGACAACGCCGACGTGGCGCTGTTCCAGAACCGCGTGAAACAGGGCGATCAGGTCCTGCGCCGGGTGACGAGCGTTCAGGAGATCGAGGGGTACTCCAAGGAGATGGAGGGGGTCGTCACCCGCGAGGTGTTCAGCTGGGACCCCGTCGAAGACGAGATCGTCTTCCAGGGGATGAACAACTCCTACGTGTTAGAAGAGCAGATCGCGACGCTGCTCGGGTACGCGGACACCCGCGACATCTACGACGACCTCGACTTCCGCGCGGAGCTGATCGAGCGGATGATCCAGGAGGGGATCTTGGGCTACCACGAGGTGAACGACGCGATCAACTCCTTCCAGCGCGACGGCGTCGAGGGGCTTCCCTTCGACATGCACCGGAACACGAGGTAG
- a CDS encoding flagellin, whose amino-acid sequence MASVPVSHLILFIASLVIAAGVVGTITTGVDRVSAAVDDAGLDATEQLRTDVTIISDANAGVYNASGDQNVTLLIKNTGTYRLAPDGSDLDVVLDGSYVRPGALSGELVSADGANAWGRGDVLRLTVDVNEIEETSDGLADGDHRVFLSVNGDEELFQFRVEGEN is encoded by the coding sequence ATGGCCAGCGTTCCCGTCTCGCACCTCATCCTGTTCATCGCGAGCCTCGTCATCGCCGCCGGCGTCGTCGGCACGATCACCACCGGCGTCGACCGGGTGAGCGCCGCCGTCGACGACGCGGGACTCGACGCGACCGAACAGCTCCGGACCGACGTGACGATCATCTCCGACGCGAACGCGGGGGTGTACAACGCGAGCGGCGACCAGAACGTGACGCTGCTGATCAAGAACACGGGCACCTACCGGCTCGCGCCCGACGGTTCCGACCTCGACGTCGTCCTCGACGGCTCGTACGTCCGGCCGGGCGCGCTCTCCGGGGAGCTCGTCTCCGCGGACGGCGCGAACGCCTGGGGGCGCGGCGACGTGCTCCGGCTCACGGTCGACGTCAACGAGATCGAGGAAACGAGCGACGGCCTCGCCGACGGCGACCACCGGGTGTTCCTCTCGGTGAACGGCGACGAGGAGCTGTTCCAGTTCCGCGTGGAGGGGGAGAACTGA
- a CDS encoding chemotaxis protein CheC, whose translation MRVDVRALGACNRLAEQGAKQAAGALSDLTGTDLAVEVTGASVASGEDLAESFAGRESIGVSVGLRGGLDGEAVLAFDAVNADALLSLLPGGQSMERSAVTEVGNIALGGFLDGWANYLGKAIDMSPPRYFEADGAAVLPDGALAGDGVFLFESRLDATTTDLDFSIYMLPDSGPFRDLIVGKTAPAAAAGDAPGAAANDGTTSTAVPYESLSTFSSLAKEGSANAADNIAMMTGLETSVDVSRLRFVPLADVPAEVGTEPHAGTVFELQGQPSGYLAILFEESSAAAVADAMLPMEPDEPLGDMAENALCELGNVMTSGFIDGWANVLGTTITHSPPEFVHDIGASTISPLVAKLSERQDYGFVIDTAIRTEGIQARCDVYALPDERELARALDQLSES comes from the coding sequence ATGCGCGTCGACGTCCGCGCGCTCGGCGCTTGTAACCGTCTCGCGGAGCAGGGGGCGAAACAGGCTGCGGGTGCGCTCTCGGACCTCACCGGGACGGACCTCGCGGTCGAGGTGACCGGCGCGAGCGTCGCCAGCGGCGAGGACCTCGCGGAGTCGTTCGCGGGCCGGGAGTCCATCGGCGTGAGCGTCGGGCTCCGCGGCGGACTGGACGGCGAGGCGGTCCTCGCGTTCGACGCCGTCAACGCCGACGCGCTGCTCTCGCTGCTCCCCGGCGGACAGTCGATGGAGCGGAGCGCGGTGACGGAGGTCGGCAACATCGCGCTGGGCGGGTTCCTCGACGGCTGGGCGAACTACCTCGGGAAGGCGATCGACATGTCGCCGCCGCGGTACTTCGAGGCGGACGGCGCGGCGGTGCTGCCGGACGGGGCGCTCGCCGGCGACGGCGTGTTCCTCTTCGAGAGCCGGCTGGACGCGACGACGACGGACCTCGACTTCTCCATCTACATGCTGCCCGACTCGGGCCCGTTCCGGGACCTCATCGTCGGGAAGACGGCCCCCGCGGCGGCGGCCGGTGACGCGCCCGGCGCGGCGGCGAACGACGGCACCACCAGCACGGCGGTCCCCTACGAGTCGCTGTCGACGTTCTCGTCGCTGGCGAAGGAGGGGTCGGCCAACGCCGCCGACAACATCGCGATGATGACCGGGCTGGAGACGAGCGTCGACGTGAGCCGGCTCCGGTTCGTCCCGCTCGCCGACGTGCCCGCGGAGGTCGGCACCGAGCCGCACGCGGGTACGGTGTTCGAGCTACAGGGCCAGCCGAGCGGCTACCTCGCCATCCTCTTCGAGGAGTCGTCGGCGGCGGCCGTCGCGGACGCGATGCTCCCGATGGAGCCCGACGAACCGCTCGGCGACATGGCCGAGAACGCGCTCTGCGAGCTCGGCAACGTGATGACGAGCGGGTTCATCGACGGCTGGGCGAACGTGCTCGGCACGACGATCACGCACTCCCCGCCGGAGTTCGTCCACGACATCGGCGCGTCGACGATCAGCCCGCTCGTCGCGAAGCTGAGCGAGCGACAGGACTACGGGTTCGTGATCGACACCGCCATCCGGACGGAGGGGATTCAGGCGCGGTGCGACGTGTACGCGCTCCCCGACGAGCGCGAACTAGCCCGGGCGCTCGACCAGCTCTCAGAGTCGTGA
- a CDS encoding flagellin → MGVSVSASTAIIVAGLFFAFTTFYPVAANGLDRVSEAQHGVNERALERQNTDFTVTNATTDGTTLTVNATNEGSVGLVADDATLVVGNEYVDAGGPNASTTVDGDGDTALWLGDETLRVEIAESDLSTDVVGNETRVVLVVESGVRDAATVTEVSA, encoded by the coding sequence ATGGGCGTTAGCGTCTCCGCGTCCACGGCCATCATCGTCGCGGGGCTGTTCTTCGCGTTCACGACGTTTTACCCCGTGGCGGCCAACGGGCTCGACCGCGTCTCCGAAGCGCAACACGGCGTCAACGAGCGCGCGCTCGAACGCCAGAACACCGACTTCACCGTGACGAACGCGACCACCGACGGGACGACGCTCACGGTCAACGCCACGAACGAGGGCTCCGTCGGGCTCGTCGCCGACGACGCGACGCTCGTCGTCGGCAACGAGTACGTCGACGCGGGCGGGCCGAACGCGAGTACGACCGTCGACGGCGACGGCGACACCGCGCTCTGGCTCGGCGACGAGACGCTGCGCGTCGAGATCGCCGAGAGCGACCTCTCGACCGACGTGGTCGGGAACGAGACCCGCGTCGTCCTCGTCGTCGAGTCCGGCGTCCGCGACGCCGCGACCGTGACGGAGGTGAGCGCGTAG
- a CDS encoding BGTF surface domain-containing protein encodes MTSERPPDDADLASADADRPADDPTPRDERPAAAEQIAQRSTHRAALLALVACLALVVAAAAGPGAVALSPEAPTPTAQAGDAAPLTGDDRRAIAADPSDRAEISGGFSRDVYTGIAGDPVTIRHAVDASDGDEAYLLIGGNRLTDTGQSVGFIDVIRVSGSETTINTRTLGTDATNVESCSEVNCSIEFRDENGEPIAGNLSAARNSSEIPGATGAGGLPRPIAPQRYRLAITNGTFVVEDSGQVTPVEMAGRAELVLEKPTLHEEVEVFTTADRSDIPDTDPDAEESIDALRENGLDRTTVTKGDRVVLGFESSGIWGALSHFAGSTEDVQAGTELNHTVLDSFLGAEEGVSLRVRQTNPGRNQAASEFDLSAADSDDVSLILADASEGTAGDDDPTAGRFYLVLDTSDGGPFTRDPEPGDEFAAEFALEGTEGERYAFADGGEPPAAFDGTSSASGQFPYWEAADETVSAEASFSVRERYIRYDHVTDDGELLVEADGGTVTGTTSIIPVEEMAANFVNDAGEPIRTEASMEVSDGNFTIDADLDDVSPGTRLNYELYQGTSLKDSRNVVVVSNTSEPDRLAIENVTANVTVIEDGNLSALDVDVRNVGGVEGEGTLALDVDDRNLTASRDLTLSGNESRTVAFSSVSVDRLDPGEYQFSVALDNDVRNGTLVVTDDPAKTTLDDDDDAGDDGNGTDGGDSTDSSDAGEGGSADGSSTGSENGSESEDNGSESDGDSPDPDGEPGGEDGDDGAATFLPFGIGTRETFGGTVLVGATYLLGHWV; translated from the coding sequence ATGACATCCGAACGCCCTCCGGACGACGCCGATCTCGCTTCGGCCGACGCTGACCGCCCCGCGGACGATCCGACTCCGCGCGACGAGCGCCCCGCCGCCGCGGAGCAGATCGCGCAGCGCTCGACGCACCGAGCTGCGCTCCTCGCGCTGGTCGCCTGCCTCGCGCTCGTCGTCGCCGCGGCTGCCGGCCCCGGAGCCGTCGCCCTCTCGCCCGAGGCTCCGACCCCGACGGCTCAGGCCGGAGACGCCGCCCCGCTCACCGGCGATGACCGCCGAGCGATCGCCGCCGACCCGTCCGACCGCGCCGAGATCAGCGGCGGGTTCAGCCGGGACGTGTACACGGGTATCGCCGGCGATCCGGTCACGATCAGACACGCCGTCGACGCCTCCGACGGCGACGAGGCGTACCTCCTCATCGGGGGGAACCGGCTCACCGACACGGGACAGTCGGTCGGATTCATCGACGTTATCAGAGTGAGCGGCTCCGAGACCACGATCAACACGCGAACCCTCGGGACCGACGCGACGAACGTCGAGAGCTGTAGCGAGGTCAACTGTAGCATCGAGTTCCGTGACGAGAACGGGGAACCGATTGCTGGAAATCTCTCTGCTGCCCGAAATTCTTCGGAAATTCCGGGCGCGACTGGTGCCGGCGGGCTCCCCCGCCCGATAGCCCCGCAGCGATACCGGCTCGCGATCACCAACGGGACGTTCGTCGTCGAAGACTCCGGGCAGGTGACGCCAGTCGAAATGGCCGGGCGGGCGGAACTCGTCTTAGAGAAGCCGACGCTTCACGAGGAGGTTGAAGTGTTCACCACCGCGGACCGCAGTGATATCCCGGATACCGACCCCGACGCCGAGGAGTCGATCGACGCGCTCCGGGAGAACGGACTCGACCGGACCACGGTAACGAAGGGCGACCGCGTCGTGCTCGGCTTCGAGTCGAGCGGCATCTGGGGCGCGCTCTCGCACTTCGCCGGGTCGACCGAGGACGTACAGGCGGGAACGGAACTCAACCACACCGTCTTGGACAGCTTCCTCGGTGCCGAGGAAGGGGTCTCGCTCCGGGTCCGACAGACCAACCCCGGCCGGAACCAAGCGGCGTCGGAGTTCGATCTCTCGGCGGCCGACTCGGACGACGTCTCCCTGATCCTGGCCGACGCGAGCGAGGGAACGGCCGGCGACGACGACCCGACTGCGGGCCGCTTCTACCTCGTCTTGGACACGAGCGACGGGGGGCCGTTCACGAGGGACCCCGAACCCGGCGACGAGTTCGCCGCCGAGTTCGCGCTGGAGGGAACCGAGGGCGAGCGGTACGCGTTCGCCGACGGCGGCGAGCCGCCCGCGGCGTTCGACGGAACCTCGTCGGCGTCCGGGCAGTTCCCCTACTGGGAGGCGGCGGACGAGACCGTGAGCGCCGAGGCGTCGTTCAGTGTCCGGGAGCGGTACATCCGGTACGACCACGTCACCGACGACGGCGAACTCCTCGTTGAGGCGGACGGCGGAACGGTCACGGGGACGACCTCGATAATTCCGGTCGAGGAGATGGCCGCGAACTTCGTGAATGACGCCGGCGAGCCGATCCGGACGGAGGCGTCGATGGAGGTCTCGGACGGGAACTTCACCATCGACGCCGACCTCGACGACGTTTCGCCCGGCACCCGCCTGAACTACGAGCTGTACCAAGGCACGTCACTCAAGGACAGTCGGAACGTCGTCGTCGTCTCCAACACGTCGGAGCCGGACCGGCTCGCGATCGAGAACGTCACCGCGAACGTCACCGTCATCGAGGACGGGAACCTCTCCGCGCTCGATGTCGACGTTCGCAACGTCGGGGGGGTCGAAGGCGAGGGAACCCTCGCGCTCGACGTCGACGACAGGAACCTCACCGCCTCGCGCGACCTGACGCTGTCCGGGAACGAGTCGCGCACCGTGGCGTTCTCGTCCGTTAGCGTCGACCGTCTCGACCCCGGCGAGTACCAGTTCTCGGTCGCGCTCGACAACGATGTCCGGAACGGGACGCTCGTCGTCACCGACGACCCGGCGAAGACGACGCTCGACGACGATGACGACGCGGGCGACGACGGCAACGGTACCGACGGCGGGGATTCGACCGACTCCTCAGACGCGGGAGAGGGCGGGTCGGCCGACGGCTCGTCGACGGGAAGCGAGAACGGCTCGGAGTCGGAGGATAACGGCTCGGAGTCGGACGGCGACTCCCCGGACCCGGACGGCGAGCCGGGCGGCGAGGACGGGGACGACGGGGCGGCGACGTTCCTCCCGTTCGGCATCGGGACGCGCGAGACGTTCGGCGGAACGGTCCTCGTCGGGGCGACGTACCTCCTCGGTCACTGGGTGTGA
- a CDS encoding chemotaxis protein CheD: MTRSLSDDRPDDPADRTGSDAVADAEPTAVTGGPSADDRGRIKVGVGELAVTSEDATLTTSGLGSCVAVALVDERAGVRGLLHAMLPAGEGRTTAASRPAKYVDTGVDTLIAAIDDAGGDPRRLEARVAGGAEMLDLTDAVGPRNVERVGEVLDAAGVPIVASDVGDTVGRTVRFGPDGRLVVRAADGFERAI, from the coding sequence GTGACCCGCTCGCTCTCCGACGATCGGCCGGACGACCCGGCGGACCGAACGGGGAGCGACGCGGTCGCCGACGCGGAGCCGACCGCCGTCACCGGCGGTCCTTCGGCCGACGACCGCGGCCGGATCAAGGTCGGCGTGGGCGAGCTCGCGGTCACGAGCGAGGACGCGACGCTGACGACCAGCGGCCTCGGCTCCTGCGTCGCGGTCGCGCTCGTCGACGAGCGGGCGGGCGTCCGCGGGCTCCTCCACGCCATGCTGCCGGCGGGCGAGGGGCGAACCACGGCCGCCTCCCGGCCCGCGAAGTACGTCGACACCGGGGTCGACACCCTGATCGCGGCCATCGACGACGCCGGCGGCGACCCCCGGCGATTGGAGGCGCGGGTCGCCGGCGGGGCCGAGATGCTCGACCTCACCGACGCGGTCGGGCCGCGGAACGTCGAACGGGTCGGCGAAGTGCTCGACGCGGCCGGCGTTCCGATCGTCGCCAGCGACGTCGGCGACACCGTCGGCCGGACGGTTCGGTTCGGTCCCGACGGCCGCCTCGTCGTCAGGGCCGCGGACGGGTTCGAACGCGCGATCTGA